The genome window TTACTGGTAGATCACATTTGCcaccggagatgcggaagctatgcccaaattttcgttttcagcttttttacccggaaaaacgcaatttttttgcagaaaaatgacGAATTGCCTGAAATTCAACTCGAAAAGTGCTCAATTCAAGCTCCGACATCTCATCCTCGACAGATGCttcaggtagatcaaaaattcaaattttcagccaaaaaatatcgattttttccagcgAATTACCGGAACGCGAGGCCAAATCGATTATCAACTCGTATTTTATCGATCGACTTGCCGAGGGcataaaaatcgagaaaatcgacaaaaattggaggacatttggtgaaattttgccgaaaactccaaaaaagtacagcgaatcgctgaaaaaatcgattcaaaACGTTTTGGGTAGGTTTAGATgttgcaaatgcgctctaatgcgaaaatcggcgaaaattcgcattggagcgcatttgcagcGTGCGATCcccgcgaaatttgaatttttcgtataAAAATCCTGTTTTCAGAACCATTTGGCCTCAACAAACCGGAAAAAGCAGCggaaactccaaaaattgtggaatatttcccgaaaaatccgaaaaaacgTGTggaaatcgttgaaaaacCGACGGTCGACGAGATTCGCGAGCTCTTTGGAGCACTTATGGACGCGGAGGGTTTTGCGTTGAATCAACGTGTGAAGCCGCATTTCGTGCTACCCGATACTCGCTGGAAGCCCACAGAACGGAGATATATtggtaaaaattggatttttcgcgaaaaaatggcgttttttgcatgttttagCCGGttaaaacatgaattttcgaaggttttttgcctatttttccctaaaatggagcatttttctgatttgggggtactgtagctacagtaaccatcggatttttccctaaaaagtaaaaattgtgGCTTCTGTTCTTTACGCCTAATCTGGGGTCGAAAACAagtattttttatgattttttaagctaaaaagcTTAAAATCCATTAAAATCCGTATTTTCCAGCCCTGGATTATCCgtagagcacatttgccaccggagatgcggaagctatgcccaaattttcatttttccacccAAAAACTTGGactttcagtcaaattttcaattttaagccCTTTTTCCGTTCAGGAATCTACGACGACGTGCAATGGACGTTTATGAGCACATTTTGCCcgaaaatcgaggaaaattccgaaaatcgaCCGCTCGCCGGCGGGGTAATATGGATTTTTGTCgattggagcgcatttgcagcttgaaaattgtatttttcaacaaaaaattcaaatttcccgccgaccGCGTGCTGCAAGTGCGCTACATTGAGAAAATAGCCAATTTTCCacccaaaaatcgattttttttttcagtggtgGTACCGGCGAACCGTCCCACGGGACCATCCCGTCGAAATTGTGCAGAAAATGGAAACTCGGCGGAATATTATCAAAGATTGTACAGAATCCCCGtttattgaatgaaaaactaaCTCgtgtgaatttaaaaaaaaaatataaatagttttatcgatttttttctcatttttctgattttttatcgCCTTTTTCGGGTTTCCCACCCATAATTTACCTATTTTAagaggaaaatttgaatttcccgacGATTTGGTGGTGCGATCGCGCTCCAATGATAAATTGGCATCGGGGCGCGATTGCGACATGCGGTCGAcgggaaaatgaattttaatctgaaatttcagctccTCGCCActtaaaatgtcaaaaaccgTAACAATACGGCGCCCATCGC of Caenorhabditis elegans chromosome II contains these proteins:
- the eri-3 gene encoding Reverse transcriptase domain-containing protein (Partially confirmed by transcript evidence) encodes the protein MTNCLKFNSKSAQFKLRHLILDRCFSELPEREAKSIINSYFIDRLAEGIKIEKIDKNWRTFGEILPKTPKKYSESLKKSIQNVLEPFGLNKPEKAAETPKIVEYFPKNPKKRVEIVEKPTVDEIRELFGALMDAEGFALNQRVKPHFVLPDTRWKPTERRYIGIYDDVQWTFMSTFCPKIEENSENRPLAGGWWYRRTVPRDHPVEIVQKMETRRNIIKDCTESPFIE
- the eri-3 gene encoding Reverse transcriptase domain-containing protein (Partially confirmed by transcript evidence) — protein: MVDVILAAVPFRVEIHGNVDKIPFFVIEKCRNSPGRSGAAVITKIMKNHFMEANFLQNSESIYFDSTSCHSNILEKVSIGSLINVLADPTFATSSYKWYGYDVTLCNNYLAHASTQRSFVLENNEILQNCKKLEKSPEEAETTTKNDLRFVPPQPEKGEVKKKKMTNCLKFNSKSAQFKLRHLILDRCFSELPEREAKSIINSYFIDRLAEGIKIEKIDKNWRTFGEILPKTPKKYSESLKKSIQNVLEPFGLNKPEKAAETPKIVEYFPKNPKKRVEIVEKPTVDEIRELFGALMDAEGFALNQRVKPHFVLPDTRWKPTERRYIGIYDDVQWTFMSTFCPKIEENSENRPLAGGWWYRRTVPRDHPVEIVQKMETRRNIIKDCTESPFIE